In a single window of the Candoia aspera isolate rCanAsp1 chromosome 14, rCanAsp1.hap2, whole genome shotgun sequence genome:
- the DHRS7B gene encoding dehydrogenase/reductase SDR family member 7B isoform X2, which produces MVVARRSQKLMDFTSGILLPLLLSGAGIFSLFRLLRWIQARAYLKDAVVVITGATSGLGKECAKAFHAAGSKLVLCGRNGERLQDVLQELSTAADPLKNAHKHHTVVFDLSDIKAVVSAAKEILECVDHVDVLINNAGISYRGTIVDTVMEVDRKVMETNYFGPVALTKALLPSMIKRRKGHIVAISSVQGKFSIPFRSAYAASKHATQAFFDCLRAEVERFNIEVTVVSPGYIQTNLSLNAVTSDGSQYGVMDKTTSEGKAATDVARVVLNAVGEKKKEVVVAGFLPSLAVYLRALCPTLFFTFTARRARKEKKAKAS; this is translated from the exons ATGGTGGTTGCCAG AAGAAGTCAAAAGCTGATGGATTTCACCTCTGGGATCCTCCTCCCGCTGCTTTTGAGCGGCGCAGGGATCTTCAGTCTCTTCCGGTTGCTCAGGTGGATCCAGGCGAGGGCCTACCTCAAGGATGCAGTGGTGGTAATCACAGGCGCGACTTCTGGGCTGGGGAAAG AATGTGCCAAAGCTTTCCATGCTGCGGGATCCAAACTGGTGTTGTGTGGTCGAAATGGAGAGAGACTTCAAGATGTTCTTCAGGAGCTGTCTACTGCTGCTGACCCCCTCAAAAAT GCCCATAAACATCACACTGTGGTTTTTGACCTCTCGGATATCAAAGCTGTAGTTAGTGCTGCTAAGGAGATTTTGGAGTGCGTGGATCATGTCGACGTCTTGATTAACAACGCTGGGATCAGCTACCGAGGCACCATAGTGGACACAGTGATGGAGGTGGATCGGAAAGTGATGGAGACCAATTACTTTGGTCCAGTTGCTTTGACGAAAG CACTTTTGCCTTCCATGATCAAGAGGAGGAAAGGCCACATCGTCGCGATCAGCAGCGTGCAAGGCAAATTCAGCATCCCCTTCCGCTCGGCAT ACGCAGCCTCTAAGCATGCGACTCAAGCCTTTTTTGACTGTTTACGAGCCGAAGTGGAGCGGTTCAACATCGAAGTGACGGTCGTGAGTCCCGGCTACATTCAGACGAACCTTTCGCTAAATGCCGTCACGTCTGATGGATCCCAGTATGGAG TGATGGACAAGACCACCAGCGAAGGCAAGGCAGCCACCGATGTGGCTCGCGTGGTTCTCAACGCtgtgggggagaagaaaaaagaggtcGTGGTGGCCGGGTTCCTGCCTTCCCTGGCTGTGTACCTCCGAGCGCTCTGCCCCACGCTCTTCTTCACCTTCACGGCAAGGAGAGCTCGCAAGGAAAAGAAAGCCAAGGCATCGTAG
- the DHRS7B gene encoding dehydrogenase/reductase SDR family member 7B isoform X1 codes for MVVARRRSQKLMDFTSGILLPLLLSGAGIFSLFRLLRWIQARAYLKDAVVVITGATSGLGKECAKAFHAAGSKLVLCGRNGERLQDVLQELSTAADPLKNAHKHHTVVFDLSDIKAVVSAAKEILECVDHVDVLINNAGISYRGTIVDTVMEVDRKVMETNYFGPVALTKALLPSMIKRRKGHIVAISSVQGKFSIPFRSAYAASKHATQAFFDCLRAEVERFNIEVTVVSPGYIQTNLSLNAVTSDGSQYGVMDKTTSEGKAATDVARVVLNAVGEKKKEVVVAGFLPSLAVYLRALCPTLFFTFTARRARKEKKAKAS; via the exons ATGGTGGTTGCCAG GAGAAGAAGTCAAAAGCTGATGGATTTCACCTCTGGGATCCTCCTCCCGCTGCTTTTGAGCGGCGCAGGGATCTTCAGTCTCTTCCGGTTGCTCAGGTGGATCCAGGCGAGGGCCTACCTCAAGGATGCAGTGGTGGTAATCACAGGCGCGACTTCTGGGCTGGGGAAAG AATGTGCCAAAGCTTTCCATGCTGCGGGATCCAAACTGGTGTTGTGTGGTCGAAATGGAGAGAGACTTCAAGATGTTCTTCAGGAGCTGTCTACTGCTGCTGACCCCCTCAAAAAT GCCCATAAACATCACACTGTGGTTTTTGACCTCTCGGATATCAAAGCTGTAGTTAGTGCTGCTAAGGAGATTTTGGAGTGCGTGGATCATGTCGACGTCTTGATTAACAACGCTGGGATCAGCTACCGAGGCACCATAGTGGACACAGTGATGGAGGTGGATCGGAAAGTGATGGAGACCAATTACTTTGGTCCAGTTGCTTTGACGAAAG CACTTTTGCCTTCCATGATCAAGAGGAGGAAAGGCCACATCGTCGCGATCAGCAGCGTGCAAGGCAAATTCAGCATCCCCTTCCGCTCGGCAT ACGCAGCCTCTAAGCATGCGACTCAAGCCTTTTTTGACTGTTTACGAGCCGAAGTGGAGCGGTTCAACATCGAAGTGACGGTCGTGAGTCCCGGCTACATTCAGACGAACCTTTCGCTAAATGCCGTCACGTCTGATGGATCCCAGTATGGAG TGATGGACAAGACCACCAGCGAAGGCAAGGCAGCCACCGATGTGGCTCGCGTGGTTCTCAACGCtgtgggggagaagaaaaaagaggtcGTGGTGGCCGGGTTCCTGCCTTCCCTGGCTGTGTACCTCCGAGCGCTCTGCCCCACGCTCTTCTTCACCTTCACGGCAAGGAGAGCTCGCAAGGAAAAGAAAGCCAAGGCATCGTAG
- the DHRS7B gene encoding dehydrogenase/reductase SDR family member 7B isoform X3: MDFTSGILLPLLLSGAGIFSLFRLLRWIQARAYLKDAVVVITGATSGLGKECAKAFHAAGSKLVLCGRNGERLQDVLQELSTAADPLKNAHKHHTVVFDLSDIKAVVSAAKEILECVDHVDVLINNAGISYRGTIVDTVMEVDRKVMETNYFGPVALTKALLPSMIKRRKGHIVAISSVQGKFSIPFRSAYAASKHATQAFFDCLRAEVERFNIEVTVVSPGYIQTNLSLNAVTSDGSQYGVMDKTTSEGKAATDVARVVLNAVGEKKKEVVVAGFLPSLAVYLRALCPTLFFTFTARRARKEKKAKAS, from the exons ATGGATTTCACCTCTGGGATCCTCCTCCCGCTGCTTTTGAGCGGCGCAGGGATCTTCAGTCTCTTCCGGTTGCTCAGGTGGATCCAGGCGAGGGCCTACCTCAAGGATGCAGTGGTGGTAATCACAGGCGCGACTTCTGGGCTGGGGAAAG AATGTGCCAAAGCTTTCCATGCTGCGGGATCCAAACTGGTGTTGTGTGGTCGAAATGGAGAGAGACTTCAAGATGTTCTTCAGGAGCTGTCTACTGCTGCTGACCCCCTCAAAAAT GCCCATAAACATCACACTGTGGTTTTTGACCTCTCGGATATCAAAGCTGTAGTTAGTGCTGCTAAGGAGATTTTGGAGTGCGTGGATCATGTCGACGTCTTGATTAACAACGCTGGGATCAGCTACCGAGGCACCATAGTGGACACAGTGATGGAGGTGGATCGGAAAGTGATGGAGACCAATTACTTTGGTCCAGTTGCTTTGACGAAAG CACTTTTGCCTTCCATGATCAAGAGGAGGAAAGGCCACATCGTCGCGATCAGCAGCGTGCAAGGCAAATTCAGCATCCCCTTCCGCTCGGCAT ACGCAGCCTCTAAGCATGCGACTCAAGCCTTTTTTGACTGTTTACGAGCCGAAGTGGAGCGGTTCAACATCGAAGTGACGGTCGTGAGTCCCGGCTACATTCAGACGAACCTTTCGCTAAATGCCGTCACGTCTGATGGATCCCAGTATGGAG TGATGGACAAGACCACCAGCGAAGGCAAGGCAGCCACCGATGTGGCTCGCGTGGTTCTCAACGCtgtgggggagaagaaaaaagaggtcGTGGTGGCCGGGTTCCTGCCTTCCCTGGCTGTGTACCTCCGAGCGCTCTGCCCCACGCTCTTCTTCACCTTCACGGCAAGGAGAGCTCGCAAGGAAAAGAAAGCCAAGGCATCGTAG